The Lactuca sativa cultivar Salinas chromosome 2, Lsat_Salinas_v11, whole genome shotgun sequence genome includes a window with the following:
- the LOC111901298 gene encoding cytochrome P450 CYP82D47 produces MELHLSSSTIVTSIFSSVVVLVFLLHTLRKKKATTGKNRNPPQAKGGWPIIGHLHLLGGPELPHKVLGDMVEEHGPIFTINLGVHQTLVVSDGAIAKECFTTNDKAFASRPKAEAVKLMAYDYAMFGFTPYGEYWRQIRKMVTLEVLSQRRVEMLGHIRASELRASITDLYDVSVKSSDVLRVDMGQWFGNFVVNIMVRIISGKRFSPKDEEGVRFQSIVKKFFELMGAFVASDFIPYLRCFDVGGYIKAMKKTAGDLDDIFDGWLKEHKMNSNSSLQHEGNQDFIDVLISILQGASKEAFPGFDHDTIIKSTCQQLLVAGVDTTSLTLTWALALLLNNPKALETAQNEIDEHVGRDRLVEESDLKNLVYLDAIIKETFRLYPAGPLSVPHESLEDCIVDGYNIPKGTRLLVNLYKMQRDPKIWSEPLEFRPERFLTSHKGIDVKGNHYELLPFGSGRRMCPGVSFALQAVSLALASLIQQFVLKKPSNQPVDMTESLGLTIGKATPLEVILAPRLSSNMYQHHVGS; encoded by the exons ATGGAGTTGCATCTCTCGTCTTCAACAATTGTTACATCCATCTTTTCTTCTGTTGTAGTACTAGTTTTCTTACTCCATACCCTACGCAAAAAGAAGGCAACGACAGGGAAGAACCGAAATCCACCACAAGCAAAAGGGGGATGGCCTATAATCGGGCACCTACATCTTCTAGGTGGACCTGAGCTACCTCACAAGGTTTTAGGTGACATGGTAGAAGAACATGGCCCTATCTTCACCATCAACCTCGGTGTTCATCAAACTTTGGTGGTGAGTGACGGGGCTATAGCTAAGGAGTGCTTTACAACAAACGACAAGGCCTTTGCAAGTCGACCGAAAGCAGAGGCAGTAAAACTCATGGCTTATGATTATGCCATGTTCGGCTTTACTCCATATGGCGAGTATTGGCGACAAATACGCAAGATGGTAACGCTCGAGGTTCTTTCTCAACGACGAGTTGAAATGCTTGGGCATATTCGAGCTTCAGAACTTAGAGCATCCATCacagatttatatgatgtttcgGTAAAGAGTTCAGATGTGTTGAGGGTGGATATGGGTCAGTGGTTTGGAAATTTTGTAGTAAACATTATGGTTAGAATTATTTCCGGGAAGAGGTTTTCGCCAAAGGATGAAGAAGGCGTTCGATTTCAGAGCATTGTAAAAAAGTTCTTCGAGTTAATGGGGGCATTTGTGGCTTCTGATTTTATCCCTTATCTCAGGTGTTTCGATGTGGGTGGCTACATAAAAGCCATGAAGAAGACAGCGGGAGATTTGGACGATATCTTTGACGGGTGGTTAAAGGAACACAAAATGAATAGTAACTCTTCACTGCAACATGAAGGCAACCAAGATTTCATAGATGTGCTAATTTCCATTCTTCAAGGTGCTTCTAAAGAAGCATTCCCGGGGTTTGACCATGATACAATTATCAAATCCACATGTCAA CAACTCCTAGTAGCAGGCGTGGACACCACATCTTTGACATTAACATGGGCTTTGGCATTGTTGCTCAACAACCCAAAAGCATTAGAAACTGCCCAAAATGAAATCGATGAGCATGTTGGAAGGGACAGGCTGGTGGAGGAGTCGGATTTGAAGAACTTAGTCTACCTGGATGCCATCATCAAAGAAACATTCCGCTTATACCCAGCTGGACCACTCTCAGTTCCTCATGAGTCACTCGAGGACTGCATTGTTGATGGATACAATATTCCAAAAGGCACTCGTCTGTTGGTAAATCTCTATAAGATGCAACGTGACCCTAAAATTTGGTCAGAGCCTCTTGAATTTAGGCCTGAGAGATTCTTGACTAGTCACAAGGGTATCGATGTCAAGGGAAACCATTATGAATTGCTTCCTTTTGGTAGTGGTAGAAGAATGTGCCCTGGTGTTTCTTTTGCCCTCCAGGCTGTGAGTTTAGCGCTAGCTAGCTTGATTCAACAGTTTGTCCTCAAAAAACCATCAAACCAACCTGTTGACATGACGGAAAGCTTGGGACTGACTATAGGCAAAGCAACACCACTTGAAGTCATTTTGGCCCCCCGATTATCCTCTAATATGTATCAGCATCATGTTGGCTCATGA
- the LOC111901296 gene encoding probable LRR receptor-like serine/threonine-protein kinase At3g47570: protein MSIEYLESQTSHELKNSKGKKKFLMAYISSLFHAIIIIIIIIIALLSSWVPTLAIASYARTHTDHLALMAIKSSITHDPQQALQTWKWNTSTSLHFCQWEGVTCGRRHPRVTKLDLESRAIVGTLSPHIGNLSFLRVIRLSNNTFTGVIPPQVGALFRLQKLILINNSFTGEIPATLSNCTRLTVLGLSRNKLTGNLPKQLASLIDLTIITLHNNGFTGGIPSFLGNFTFLEAISAANNRLDGIIPSCLGRLRNLKKIGFSNNQLYGIIPPSIYNLSSLSIVDFSENQISGELPSDIGLMLPDLENFQIWGNKFTGSIPVSFSNCSNLEDINLAENGFTGKVGVSFRGIPNLRFLGLFSNSLGSWEGDEMKFIDSMINCSKLERLLVHENQLRGVLPDSVGNLSSQLKSLSFGRNLIYGSLPAGIGNLVKLESLDMQINQLTGVIPSEIGNLENLKLLYLHDNNFIGKFPDFIGNLSLLYELSLSINRLEGKIPQNLGNCRSLAWLDLSGNNLTGPIPVEVFQLSSLSKALNLAQNHLVGSLPQEIGNLKSLTKLDLSQNDLIGSLPDAIGSCTSLEYLDLKANSFQGPIPTSMKDLRGIKTLDLSSNNFSGQIPRFLEQLNLSSLNLSFNNLDGEVPITGIFKNASAIAIDGNDSLCGGIPELGLPKCDIKETSKKGLTKSRVILIVVPVCSFLVVAMALFLLFRWQRRKRQPEPTGVSIVQPFSRVSYGSILKATDEFSEQNLIGTGSFSAVYKGFLEPVGAMVAIKVLQLENQGALKSFMAECEALKNIRHRNLVKIITSCSSIDFQGNDFKALIYEFMPNGNLERWLHPSPEQEILNLTPPRLNLRERLTIAIDVANAIHYLHQDCEVPIIHCDLKPSNVLLDSDMVAHIGDFGLAKFLPLKPHQSSSIGIRGTVGYAAPEYGVGSEMTKEGDIYSFGILLLEMMTGKRPTDQNFEEGLNLHCYVMMALPDRLMEIIEPALLPVHEEEIEVATVRRDYSHDEERNQKLEQGLVSLARIGLACSVESPRERINTSKIIFELRRINVFLTDN from the exons ATGAGCATCGAATATCTCGAATCCCAGACATCACATGAATTAAAAAACTCAAAGGGAAAAAAAAAGTTTCTCATGGCATACATTTCTTCATTGTTCcatgcaataataataataataataataataatagcattGCTATCATCATGGGTTCCAACACTTGCCATTGCCTCATATGCCAGAACCCACACCGATCATCTTGCACTCATGGCTATCAAATCAAGCATCACCCATGACCCACAACAAGCTCTCCAAACATGGAAATGGAACACCTCCACCTCCCTCCATTTCTGCCAATGGGAAGGTGTCACATGTGGTCGCAGGCATCCAAGAGTCACCAAACTGGATCTTGAATCAAGAGCCATTGTCGGTACCTTATCTCCTCACATTGGAAACCTGAGCTTTCTCAGAGTCATCAGACTATCCAATAACACCTTCACTGGTGTAATCCCACCTCAAGTAGGTGCTCTCTTCAGGTTGCAGAAACTAATCCTCATCAACAATTCTTTCACCGGTGAAATCCCCGCCACTTTATCAAACTGCACCCGACTCACTGTTCTTGGGCTGAGCCGCAATAAACTAACCGGAAATCTCCCCAAACAGCTTGCTTCACTCATCGACCTCACCATCATCACACTTCATAATAATGGTTTCACAGGTGGGATCCCGTCTTTTTTGGGGAACTTCACTTTTCTTGAAGCCATATCAGCAGCAAACAATCGTCTGGATGGAATCATTCCATCTTGTTTAGGTCGATTGCGCAACTTGAAAAAAATCGGTTTCAGCAACAACCAACTATACGGTATAATCCCTCCATCCATCTACAATTTATCGTCTTTATCAATTGTTGATTTCTCTGAGAATCAAATCAGCGGAGAGTTACCAAGCGATATAGGATTGATGCTACCGgatcttgaaaattttcaaatctgGGGAAACAAGTTTACAGGAAGCATTCCTGTTTCGTTTTCTAATTGTTCAAATTTGGAAGATATCAACTTGGCAGAAAATGGTTTCACTGGGAAAGTTGGTGTGAGTTTTAGAGGAATACCAAATCTTCGTTTTCTTGGGTTGTTTTCCAACAGTTTAGGGAGTTGGGAAGGTGATGAGATGAAGTTCATTGATTCCATGATCAACTGTAGCAAATTAGAACGATTGCTTGTTCATGAAAACCAGCTCAGAGGAGTGCTTCCTGATTCTGTAGGCAATCTCTCATCTCAACTTAAATCTCTATCTTTTGGTCGGAACTTGATCTATGGGAGCTTGCCAGCTGGAATAGGGAATCTTGTGAAATTAGAGTCATTGGACATGCAAATTAATCAGTTGACAGGCGTAATTCCTAGTGAAATTGGTAATCTTGAAAATTTAAAACTATTATACCTACATGATAACAACTTCATTGGTAAATTTCCAGATTTTATAGGAAATCTTTCATTGTTATATGAATTGAGTTTGTCGATTAATAGATTAGAAGGGAAAATACCTCAAAATCTTGGAAACTGTAGGAGTTTAGCGTGGTTGGATCTCTCTGGAAACAATCTTACTGGCCCAATACCAGTTGAGGTTTTTCAACTATCATCCCTGTCGAAAGCCCTAAATCTTGCTCAAAATCATTTAGTTGGGTCGCTTCCCCAAGAGATTGGAAACCTCAAAAGCTTAACCAAACTTGATCTATCACAAAATGATTTGATTGGATCGCTCCCAGATGCAATTGGAAGCTGCACCAGCCTGGAATACCTTGATCTGAAAGCCAATTCCTTTCAAGGTCCAATCCCTACCAGTATGAAAGATTTGAGAGGTATCAAGACTCTTGATCTTTCTAGCAACAACTTCTCAGGACAGATTCCGAGATTTTTGGAGCAACTAAACTTGTCTTCATTGAATTTGTCGTTTAATAATCTTGATGGGGAAGTACCCATCACAGGAATCTTCAAGAATGCAAGTGCAATCGCCATTGATGGAAACGATAGCTTATGTGGAGGCATTCCAGAACTTGGGCTACCAAAGTGTGACATAAAAGAAACATCAAAGAAAGGTTTGACGAAATCACGTGTTATTCTAATCGTCGTCCCGGTTTGCTCCTTTCTAGTTGTGGCGATGGCGTTGTTTTTATTGTTTCGTTGGCAAAGAAGGAAAAGGCAACCAGAACCAACAGGAGTGTCAATCGTGcaaccattttctagggtttcttATGGAAGCATACTCAAAGCTACCGATGAATTCTCCGAACAAAACCTGATTGGGACGGGGAGTTTCAGTGCTGTTTATAAGGGCTTCCTTGAACCAGTTGGTGCAATGGTCGCTATTAAAGTTCTACAGCTTGAAAACCAAGGAGCTTTGAAGAGTTTTATGGCAGAATGTGAAGCTTTGAAGAACATAAGGCATCGTAATCTTGTGAAAATCATTACTTCATGCTCGTCTATTGATTTTCAAGGTAACGATTTCAAAGCTCTGATTTACGAGTTCATGCCAAATGGAAATCTCGAAAGGTGGCTACATCCAAGCCCCGAACAAGAGATTCTCAATCTCACTCCACCAAGATTAAACCTCCGTGAAAGATTAACAATCGCAATAGATGTGGCTAATGCCATTCATTACCTCCATCAAGACTGTGAGGTTCCCATAATTCATTGTGATTTGAAGCCAAGCAACGTTTTACTCGACAGTGACATGGTTGCTCACATTGGTGATTTCGGGTTGGCAAAGTTTCTTCCACTGAAACCACACCAAAGCAGTTCAATCGGAATAAGAGGAACTGTTGGGTATGCAGCACCAG AGTATGGAGTTGGAAGCGAGATGACAAAAGAAGGAGATATTTACAGTTTTGGGATTTTGTTGTTAGAGATGATGACAGGAAAGAGACCTACAGACCAAAATTTCGAAGAAGGGTTGAACCTCCATTGCTATGTGATGATGGCGTTGCCTGATCGTCTAATGGAAATCATCGAACCGGCGCTATTGCCTGTCCATGAGGAGGAGATAGAAGTTGCAACTGTCCGACGTGATTACAGTCATGATGAAGAGAGAAACCAAAAATTGGAACAGGGTCTCGTTTCCTTGGCACGAATAGGGTTGGCATGCTCCGTCGAATCTCCTAGAGAGAGAATAAATACGAGCAAAATCATCTTTGAGTTGCGTCGCATCAATGTTTTCCTTACAGATAATTAG
- the LOC111901297 gene encoding clathrin light chain 2: protein MSSSFDDSVADPVYLSDDGFIIEDSPVLVTEEEQVSNYPSPTSIFVSGGGLSPDQPEISSVNESGTPFEGEYMASDGSILPPLSEMQPEEGFALREWRRENALRLEEKEKIEKELLNQIIDEADDYKINFHSKRKITCDNNIATNRESEKVYLAAREKFHEEADKSYWKAIADLVPKEVAVIETRGSKKELDKKPSVAVVQGPKPGKPTDLSRLRQILIKLKHSTPLHLKHSPPPPSASTTTTTSSTSPPAAEAVAVA from the exons ATGTCTTCTTCGTTTGATGATTCAGTAGCCGATCCGGTTTACCTTTCCGATGATGGTTTCATAATTGAAGACTCTCCGGTTTTGGTTACCGAGGAGGAACAGGTATCTAATTATCCGTCCCCGACGTCGATTTTCGTTTCTGGTGGAGGATTATCGCCCGATCAGCCCGAAATTTCATCGGTTAACGAAAGTGGAACGCCATTCGAAGGTGAGTATATGGCGTCAGATGGATCGATTTTGCCTCCACTGTCGGAGATGCAGCCTGAGGAGGGTTTTGCACTTAGAGAATGGAGGAG AGAAAATGCATTGCGtttagaagagaaggagaagatagAGAAAGAGTTGCTAAACCAAATCATTGATGAAGCAGATGATTATAAAATTAACTTCCACAGCAAGAGGAAAATCACTTGTGACAATAACATAGCAACAAATCGTGAAAGTGAAAAG GTATATTTGGCTGCAAGGGAAAAATTCCATGAAGAAGCTGACAAGAGTTACTGGAAGGCCATTGCAGACCTTGTTCCAAAAGAAGTGGCTGTTATAGAGACAAGAGGATCAAAGAAGGAACTAGACAAGAAACCTTCAGTTGCTGTTGTCCAAGGTCCCAAGCCTGGAAAACCAACTGATTTATCAAGGTTGAGGCAGATTTTAATAAAACTGAAGCACAGCACCCCTCTCCACCTCAAACACTCCCCGCCACCACCTTCTgcctctaccaccaccaccacatccTCCACTTCTCCTCCTGCTGCAGAGGCTGTTGCTGTtgcctaa